From the genome of Streptococcus marmotae, one region includes:
- a CDS encoding YbbR-like domain-containing protein, whose protein sequence is MQDKLKKVAHLLLSALMALVLFFYATTTNYKNSISASKPVKQVTESETYTHTLSNVPIEIKYDSEKYFISGFSSTVSVALTSSNRVILQRETDEATRTFLVSADLSNLTSGTHTVDLVTSNLPTGVKAKLNPENITVKIGKKVSKNYAVQGIVTNNQLAEGYSLSKVTVNVSSVKVTTDEDTMSHIERIEAVVPDADELSDDFSGTATIQAVDNKGNVLPVVLSQDDATLQATIVKTK, encoded by the coding sequence ATGCAAGATAAGTTAAAAAAAGTCGCTCATTTATTGCTATCTGCTCTGATGGCACTTGTGTTATTCTTTTATGCAACAACGACCAACTATAAAAATTCAATCTCGGCCTCAAAGCCAGTCAAACAAGTAACGGAATCAGAGACGTACACGCATACTCTTAGCAATGTACCGATTGAAATCAAATACGATAGTGAGAAATATTTTATCTCAGGCTTTTCTTCCACTGTTTCAGTTGCCTTAACCAGCTCAAATAGAGTTATTTTGCAACGCGAAACAGATGAAGCAACTCGGACTTTTTTGGTCAGCGCAGATTTGAGTAATTTGACAAGCGGTACGCATACTGTAGATTTGGTCACTTCTAATTTGCCAACGGGTGTAAAAGCGAAGTTAAATCCAGAAAATATAACCGTTAAAATTGGAAAAAAAGTTAGTAAAAATTATGCGGTTCAAGGAATCGTTACTAATAATCAATTGGCAGAGGGGTACAGCTTATCTAAAGTAACGGTCAATGTATCTTCTGTGAAAGTGACAACCGATGAAGATACGATGTCACACATTGAACGAATTGAAGCGGTTGTACCAGATGCAGATGAACTATCTGATGATTTTTCAGGTACAGCAACGATTCAAGCGGTGGACAATAAAGGAAATGTCTTACCTGTCGTCTTATCACAAGATGATGCAACCCTACAAGCGACAATCGTAAAAACAAAATAA
- the murT gene encoding lipid II isoglutaminyl synthase subunit MurT, whose product MKLNTAFGLLAGKTSQAILSKLGRGTTLPGKIALQFDKHILNSLAKDYEIVVITGTNGKTLTTALTVGILEEAFGSVTTNTSGANMLTGITATFLSAKKNKNGKKIAVLEIDEASLAKVTEFIQPSLIVFTNIFRDQMDRYGEIYTTYQMIVDGAAKAPSATILANGDSPLFHSTKLINPVKYYGFATDEHEPQLAHYNTEGILCPQCHHILQYKMNTYANLGSYICLSCGFARPDLDYKLTDLKEITHVSSTFVIDGQEYKINIGGLYNIYNALAAVSVAEFLGVTPDIIKAGFDKSKAVFGRQETFRLGDKECTLVLIKNPVGATQALEMIHLAPYEFNLAVLLNANYADGIDTSWIWDADFERIMDMSIPRIITGGARASEIARRLRVTGYTAEAIEQHEAIPDVLSAIESNPTQHTYILATYTAMLELRDILAQRQIVGKEMK is encoded by the coding sequence ATGAAACTAAATACAGCTTTCGGGCTTCTTGCAGGAAAAACATCTCAAGCGATCCTCAGTAAGCTAGGACGCGGGACTACACTGCCAGGAAAAATTGCCCTCCAATTTGATAAACACATTTTAAACAGCCTTGCAAAAGACTATGAAATCGTCGTCATTACAGGGACCAATGGGAAGACACTGACAACGGCATTGACGGTTGGCATTTTAGAAGAAGCCTTTGGATCCGTAACAACCAATACCAGCGGCGCCAATATGTTAACCGGGATTACCGCTACTTTCTTGTCTGCTAAGAAAAATAAGAATGGAAAGAAAATTGCGGTACTTGAAATTGACGAAGCTAGTCTAGCTAAGGTGACCGAATTTATTCAGCCAAGTTTGATTGTCTTTACCAATATCTTCCGCGATCAGATGGATCGCTACGGTGAGATTTATACAACCTATCAGATGATTGTTGACGGAGCTGCTAAGGCACCTTCCGCCACTATCCTTGCAAATGGGGATAGCCCACTCTTTCATTCGACCAAGTTAATCAATCCAGTAAAATATTACGGCTTTGCAACAGACGAACACGAGCCACAACTCGCTCATTACAACACCGAGGGAATCCTCTGTCCGCAATGCCACCATATTTTGCAGTATAAGATGAATACCTATGCCAATCTTGGTAGCTACATTTGTCTGTCTTGTGGATTTGCCCGTCCTGACTTGGACTACAAGCTCACCGACTTAAAAGAAATTACGCATGTATCTTCTACCTTCGTCATCGACGGTCAAGAATACAAGATTAACATCGGAGGCCTCTATAATATTTATAATGCCCTTGCAGCAGTCAGTGTGGCAGAATTTCTAGGTGTAACTCCTGATATTATCAAAGCTGGTTTTGATAAGAGTAAGGCGGTCTTTGGTCGTCAAGAAACCTTCCGCTTAGGAGATAAAGAGTGTACTCTCGTCTTGATTAAAAATCCAGTCGGTGCAACACAGGCTCTTGAAATGATTCACTTAGCTCCCTACGAATTTAACTTAGCTGTCCTACTCAATGCTAATTACGCAGACGGTATTGATACCAGTTGGATTTGGGATGCCGATTTTGAACGAATAATGGACATGTCCATTCCTCGTATCATCACAGGAGGAGCACGAGCATCTGAAATTGCACGAAGACTACGGGTAACAGGCTATACAGCAGAGGCGATTGAACAACATGAAGCAATTCCAGATGTTCTGTCTGCTATTGAAAGCAACCCTACCCAGCATACCTACATTCTTGCCACCTATACTGCCATGTTAGAACTGCGCGATATTCTTGCGCAACGGCAAATCGTTGGAAAGGAGATGAAATAA
- the gatD gene encoding lipid II isoglutaminyl synthase subunit GatD, giving the protein MVYTSLSSPANDYPYQLNIAHLYGDLMNTYGDNGNILMLKYVAEKLGASVQVDIVSLEDQFDKDFYDIAFFGGGQDYEQSILAKDLPTKKDALAEFIENDGVVLAICGGFQLLGQYYIEASGRKIDGLGILGHHTLNQVNNRFIGDIKIHNEEFNETYYGFENHQGRTFLADNQKPLGRTIYGNGNNNEDGGEGMHYKNTFGSYFHGPILSRNANLAYRLVTTALRNKYGQDIKFPSYDDILALEKPEEYGDVKSKARFEEE; this is encoded by the coding sequence ATGGTGTATACATCACTCTCAAGCCCAGCTAATGACTATCCCTATCAGCTCAACATTGCTCATCTCTACGGCGATTTGATGAATACCTACGGAGATAATGGAAATATCCTTATGCTCAAGTATGTTGCTGAAAAATTAGGGGCGAGTGTTCAAGTAGACATCGTATCGTTAGAAGATCAGTTTGACAAGGATTTTTATGATATTGCCTTTTTCGGTGGAGGACAAGACTATGAGCAGTCTATCCTTGCAAAAGATTTGCCAACTAAAAAAGATGCACTCGCTGAATTCATTGAAAATGACGGGGTGGTTCTTGCCATCTGTGGTGGCTTTCAATTACTTGGACAATACTATATCGAAGCAAGTGGCCGCAAAATTGATGGGCTAGGCATTCTTGGTCACCATACGCTCAACCAAGTCAATAACCGCTTCATTGGAGATATCAAGATTCATAATGAAGAGTTTAATGAGACCTACTATGGTTTTGAAAATCACCAAGGACGAACATTTTTAGCCGACAACCAAAAACCACTTGGCCGAACGATTTATGGGAATGGAAATAATAACGAAGACGGCGGTGAAGGTATGCACTACAAAAATACGTTTGGAAGCTACTTCCACGGTCCAATCCTCTCACGCAATGCCAACCTCGCTTACCGCCTCGTTACCACTGCCCTCCGCAATAAATACGGTCAGGACATAAAATTTCCATCTTATGATGACATTCTAGCTCTTGAAAAACCTGAAGAATACGGCGATGTCAAAAGTAAGGCTCGTTTTGAAGAAGAATAG
- a CDS encoding lipopolysaccharide assembly protein LapA domain-containing protein gives MGDSQLHYIIVLLLILLIAGLSLANMATVKVSYLFGSFQLPLIILILISVLLGAIIASLLGMGKHFSIKGELKQTQKELETQKQALKEQAKQEVQTIE, from the coding sequence ATAGGAGATTCTCAGCTGCACTACATTATCGTCCTACTACTAATCCTCCTCATTGCAGGCCTGTCTCTTGCCAATATGGCAACGGTCAAGGTTAGCTATCTCTTTGGTTCTTTCCAGTTACCTCTTATCATTTTGATTCTGATTTCAGTCCTGCTTGGTGCCATTATCGCTAGTCTTCTTGGCATGGGAAAACACTTCTCCATCAAAGGTGAGCTAAAACAAACCCAGAAAGAATTGGAAACTCAAAAACAAGCACTAAAAGAACAAGCTAAGCAAGAAGTACAAACAATAGAATAA
- a CDS encoding ATP-binding cassette domain-containing protein produces the protein MLQIKHLTMTHEKDLTDLVTDLSLVVNRGDKVALIGEEGNGKSSLLKWMMKEELVQSYIQFTGQIYRDFVYYSFIPQQLPKRLETLTLNDYFFGPSERNVDYTALYRYAKELQFDSERFADAQLLSALSGGEKLKIQLIKELSLETDILFLDEPSNDLDLATLKWLERFIQQTPKTVIFVSHDETFLRQTATKIVHLERIKKRQVARTTVQTLNYASYAQGREDQFHRQLKQARNERLEHQKKLARHHRIHQSVEHTVRNTHDATAGRLISKKMKAVLAQEKRHEKEAAAMTEIPTQEDHIRLYFSEIESLPVHKPIIELVDYSLQVGDTILVPSVHFRFLTQEKIGIIGTNGAGKSSLLKQIYRMLQEQASYSIGYMPQNYPDLLDATASPLDFLTHSPDKKEEERVLTHLASLQFSREEARHSISSLSGGQQAKLLLLKMVLEASPVLLLDEPTRNFSPTSQPQVRQLFQDFEGAILAVSHDRTFLKEVCDKVYLLDQNGLTEIRKDDL, from the coding sequence ATGTTACAGATTAAACACTTGACCATGACTCATGAAAAAGATTTGACGGATTTGGTGACTGACCTATCTCTAGTCGTAAATAGAGGGGATAAGGTTGCTCTGATTGGAGAGGAGGGAAACGGAAAATCCAGCCTCCTCAAATGGATGATGAAAGAAGAGTTGGTTCAATCCTACATTCAGTTTACAGGGCAGATTTACCGAGATTTCGTCTATTATAGCTTTATTCCCCAGCAGTTACCAAAGCGACTGGAAACACTCACGCTCAACGATTATTTCTTTGGTCCAAGTGAGAGGAACGTGGACTATACTGCCCTCTACCGCTATGCCAAGGAATTGCAATTTGACAGCGAGCGTTTCGCAGATGCACAACTGCTTTCAGCCCTATCTGGTGGGGAAAAATTAAAAATTCAACTCATCAAAGAATTATCTCTAGAAACAGACATTCTCTTTCTCGACGAACCTTCTAATGATTTGGATTTGGCAACCCTCAAATGGCTAGAACGATTTATCCAACAAACTCCTAAAACCGTAATTTTTGTCTCTCACGATGAAACCTTTTTACGTCAAACCGCTACAAAAATCGTCCATTTAGAACGCATTAAAAAACGCCAAGTAGCACGGACAACAGTTCAAACACTGAATTACGCTAGCTACGCTCAAGGGCGGGAAGACCAGTTTCATCGTCAGCTCAAGCAGGCTCGCAACGAACGCTTGGAACATCAAAAGAAACTGGCACGCCACCACCGCATTCACCAAAGCGTTGAACACACTGTCCGCAATACCCATGACGCAACCGCAGGACGACTAATTTCCAAAAAGATGAAGGCTGTCCTTGCTCAAGAAAAACGCCATGAAAAAGAAGCAGCTGCTATGACAGAGATTCCGACTCAGGAAGATCACATTCGCCTGTATTTCAGCGAGATAGAGAGCTTGCCAGTTCACAAACCCATTATCGAACTAGTTGACTATTCTCTTCAAGTAGGAGATACAATCTTAGTTCCGAGTGTGCATTTTCGCTTTTTGACCCAGGAAAAGATAGGTATTATCGGCACAAATGGTGCTGGAAAATCGAGCCTCCTCAAGCAAATCTATCGTATGTTACAAGAGCAAGCTAGTTATTCGATTGGCTATATGCCCCAGAATTATCCAGACCTGCTTGATGCAACTGCTTCACCACTCGATTTTCTGACACATTCGCCTGATAAAAAAGAGGAGGAACGAGTCCTCACTCATCTGGCTAGTCTCCAATTTAGCCGAGAAGAGGCTCGCCATTCTATTTCCTCTCTATCTGGTGGTCAACAAGCCAAGCTACTCCTACTAAAAATGGTCCTAGAGGCCAGTCCAGTTTTATTACTCGATGAGCCTACACGGAATTTTTCGCCGACTTCCCAACCTCAAGTACGGCAACTCTTTCAGGATTTTGAAGGAGCAATCCTAGCTGTATCCCATGACCGAACCTTTCTTAAAGAAGTCTGCGATAAGGTTTACCTGCTGGATCAAAATGGATTGACTGAAATTCGCAAGGACGACCTATAA
- a CDS encoding DUF4044 domain-containing protein yields the protein MAFGEEKHKKNTFEKITLIIVVVMVLATLAGLILPAISAIR from the coding sequence ATGGCATTTGGAGAAGAAAAACACAAGAAAAATACATTTGAAAAAATCACCCTGATCATCGTAGTAGTGATGGTTTTGGCAACACTAGCTGGACTGATTTTACCAGCAATTAGTGCCATTAGGTAA
- the uvrC gene encoding excinuclease ABC subunit UvrC, with translation MNDLIKDKLELLPDSPGCYLHKNQYGKIIYVGKAKNLRNRVRSYFRGSHDTKTTALVSEIADFEFIVTESNIEALLLEINLIQENKPRYNIMLKDDKSYPFIKISNERHPRLMITRQVRKDGGQYFGPYPDVGAANQTLKLLERLYPFRKCKLPENKYCLYYHLGQCLAHGEHMPSREDYAQMATEVSQFLTGHDDKIVHQLQEKMQVAADNWEFEKAAEYRDILQSISTLRTKQRVMAKDLQDRDVFGYYVEKGWMCVQVFFVRQGKLIERNVNLFPYYNEAEEDFLTYLGQFYRNQQHLIPKEVLIPQDIDEEAVKSLVAAKIVKPQRGEKKQLLQLATKNARVSLQQKFNLLEKNLEKTQGAIENIGQLLGIPTPVRIEAFDNSNIMGTSPVSAMVVFENGVPNKKEYRKYKIKTVEGPDDYASMREVLYRRYSRVQKEGLTPPDLIVIDGGQGQVNVAKEVIEQELGMSIPIAGLQKNDKHQTHDMLFGNPLQVIPLSRNSQEFFLLQRIQDEVHRFAITFHRQVRSKNSFSSKLDNIEGLGPKRKQTLLKHFKSLTKIQEASLQEIAEAGVPYKVAQAVKEKLNEQDQR, from the coding sequence ATGAACGATTTGATAAAAGACAAACTAGAATTACTCCCAGATAGCCCAGGGTGTTATTTACATAAGAATCAATACGGTAAGATTATCTACGTTGGTAAGGCGAAAAATCTGCGCAATCGCGTCCGTTCCTATTTTCGTGGGAGCCATGATACTAAGACAACGGCTTTGGTGTCTGAAATTGCGGATTTCGAGTTTATTGTAACCGAGTCCAATATCGAAGCCCTGCTCTTAGAAATCAATCTGATTCAGGAAAATAAGCCACGTTATAATATCATGCTCAAGGATGATAAGTCCTATCCCTTTATCAAGATTAGTAATGAGCGGCATCCGCGCCTGATGATTACCCGTCAGGTTCGTAAGGACGGTGGGCAGTATTTTGGTCCTTATCCAGATGTGGGTGCTGCCAACCAAACCCTCAAGCTACTTGAGCGCCTCTATCCCTTTCGTAAATGCAAGTTGCCAGAAAACAAATACTGCCTGTATTACCATTTGGGTCAATGTTTAGCACATGGTGAGCACATGCCTAGTCGAGAGGATTATGCCCAAATGGCGACTGAAGTCAGCCAATTTTTGACAGGCCATGATGACAAGATTGTCCACCAGCTTCAGGAAAAAATGCAGGTTGCAGCAGACAATTGGGAATTTGAAAAAGCTGCCGAATACCGTGATATTCTCCAGTCTATTTCAACCTTACGCACCAAGCAGCGAGTGATGGCCAAGGATTTACAGGACCGAGACGTGTTTGGTTACTATGTCGAAAAGGGCTGGATGTGTGTACAGGTATTTTTTGTCCGTCAAGGAAAACTGATTGAGCGCAATGTTAACCTCTTTCCGTATTACAATGAGGCTGAAGAGGACTTTTTGACCTATCTGGGGCAATTCTATCGAAATCAACAGCATTTAATTCCCAAAGAAGTACTGATTCCACAGGATATTGATGAAGAAGCAGTTAAAAGTCTTGTTGCTGCTAAGATTGTCAAACCTCAGCGTGGAGAGAAGAAACAGCTTCTCCAACTTGCGACCAAGAATGCGCGTGTCAGCTTGCAGCAGAAATTCAATCTCCTAGAAAAAAATCTGGAAAAAACGCAAGGTGCAATTGAGAACATTGGCCAGTTGCTTGGTATTCCTACGCCAGTTCGGATAGAAGCCTTTGATAACTCCAACATAATGGGAACCAGCCCAGTTTCTGCCATGGTCGTTTTTGAAAATGGTGTTCCCAATAAAAAAGAATACCGTAAGTACAAAATCAAAACGGTCGAAGGACCAGACGATTATGCTTCCATGCGAGAAGTACTCTATCGCCGTTATAGTCGTGTCCAAAAGGAAGGTTTAACACCGCCAGATTTGATTGTCATTGATGGAGGTCAAGGTCAGGTCAATGTGGCAAAAGAAGTCATTGAACAAGAACTCGGTATGAGTATTCCGATTGCTGGGTTGCAAAAAAATGATAAACACCAGACACACGATATGCTTTTTGGGAATCCTTTACAGGTTATTCCCCTTTCTCGAAATTCACAGGAATTTTTCCTCCTGCAACGGATTCAAGATGAGGTACACCGTTTTGCTATCACCTTCCATAGGCAGGTTCGGTCAAAAAATTCCTTCTCATCCAAACTGGATAACATTGAAGGACTTGGACCAAAGCGTAAACAAACTCTGTTGAAACACTTTAAATCCTTGACAAAAATTCAAGAAGCTAGTTTACAGGAAATTGCTGAAGCAGGTGTTCCTTATAAAGTAGCCCAAGCGGTAAAAGAAAAGCTAAATGAGCAAGATCAGCGTTGA
- the ldcB gene encoding LD-carboxypeptidase LdcB/DacB yields MKMKSILFSLSLVALVACAKPKVEQQGASTTESSLAPTQSQVAEESKSSTTEASQEAKDSATKASFNGSYYSVQGKYGEIVIVNKKHPLASDYNPGEMPEAVAAFRDLVAQMYSLGYDVSTTNYSGFRSYETQANLYQSYVANDGKGNADRYSARAGYSEHQTGLAYDILDSSGALLTEPSATKWLAEHAHEYGFIVRYLPEKEYSTGYMAESWHIRYIGQEATDIYQSGQTLEEYLGVAGGDYED; encoded by the coding sequence ATGAAAATGAAATCCATTTTATTCAGTTTATCTTTAGTAGCACTCGTGGCCTGTGCTAAGCCAAAGGTTGAACAGCAAGGAGCATCAACTACTGAATCCTCCCTTGCCCCAACTCAATCACAGGTCGCAGAAGAAAGTAAGTCTTCAACGACAGAGGCATCTCAAGAAGCAAAAGATTCAGCTACCAAAGCGAGTTTCAACGGTTCTTATTATAGTGTACAGGGAAAATATGGTGAGATTGTGATTGTGAATAAAAAGCATCCTCTTGCTAGTGATTACAATCCTGGAGAAATGCCAGAGGCGGTAGCTGCTTTTCGTGACTTGGTGGCGCAAATGTACTCCCTAGGATATGATGTTTCAACGACCAACTATAGCGGTTTTCGCTCCTACGAGACGCAGGCGAACCTCTACCAATCCTATGTCGCAAATGACGGTAAAGGAAATGCAGATCGTTATTCCGCACGAGCTGGTTACAGTGAGCACCAGACAGGCTTGGCCTACGATATTTTGGATAGTAGTGGAGCCCTTCTAACAGAACCTAGTGCGACCAAATGGCTGGCAGAACATGCTCATGAGTACGGCTTTATTGTCCGCTATTTACCTGAGAAAGAGTATAGTACAGGTTACATGGCAGAATCTTGGCATATCCGCTATATTGGACAAGAAGCGACAGATATTTATCAATCTGGCCAAACCCTTGAAGAATACCTTGGAGTCGCAGGTGGAGATTATGAGGATTAG
- a CDS encoding PaaI family thioesterase, with product MLAKSLHEIRVFENFEMVSSEKGHVVVTTEVVEKSLNYYGFAHGGYLFTLCDQISGLVAISTGADAVTLQSSINYLKSGKLGDTLLIDGRCVHDGRTTKVVDVTVTNQKQEEIVKATFTMFVTGEHKNRLQ from the coding sequence ATGCTAGCTAAATCCTTGCATGAAATTCGTGTCTTTGAAAATTTTGAAATGGTCTCATCTGAAAAGGGTCATGTCGTGGTTACAACAGAAGTAGTCGAAAAGTCCTTAAATTATTATGGATTTGCCCACGGAGGTTATCTCTTTACGCTTTGTGATCAGATTAGTGGCTTGGTTGCAATTTCGACGGGAGCTGATGCCGTAACGCTCCAATCGAGTATCAATTACCTCAAGTCAGGTAAGCTAGGAGATACCCTTTTGATTGATGGTAGGTGTGTACATGACGGCAGAACGACTAAGGTAGTGGATGTGACTGTAACCAATCAAAAGCAGGAAGAAATTGTCAAAGCTACCTTTACCATGTTTGTCACAGGTGAGCATAAAAATCGATTGCAGTAG
- a CDS encoding YjjG family noncanonical pyrimidine nucleotidase, whose product MYYQFLLFDLDHTLLDFAAGEEVALTQFLEAMEVTDMASFKAYYKPMNQAMWKDLEQGKISKLDLINTRFSRAFSHFGREVDGREMALLYQKFISQQGQTFEGVVELLQELTDLGYELYGATNGVTYIQENRMAHSPIQPFFKEIFISEQMGTKKPEALFYDKIAEQITGFTKETALMIGDSLTADVQGGNNAGIDTVWYNPQGLENHTSAKPTYEVSNYQELLTLLQVNQSGGEKC is encoded by the coding sequence TTGTATTACCAATTTCTACTATTCGACCTTGACCATACCTTGTTGGATTTTGCAGCAGGGGAGGAAGTAGCCTTAACCCAGTTTTTGGAAGCTATGGAAGTAACAGATATGGCGAGCTTTAAAGCCTATTATAAACCGATGAATCAGGCTATGTGGAAGGATTTGGAGCAGGGAAAAATCAGCAAGCTTGATTTAATCAACACACGTTTTTCCCGCGCTTTTTCCCATTTTGGTCGTGAGGTAGATGGCCGAGAAATGGCGCTTCTGTACCAGAAATTCATTAGCCAACAGGGTCAGACATTTGAGGGGGTTGTAGAGTTATTACAGGAGCTGACAGACCTAGGATATGAGCTTTATGGAGCAACAAATGGTGTGACCTATATTCAGGAAAATCGGATGGCTCATTCACCCATCCAACCTTTTTTCAAGGAAATCTTTATTTCTGAGCAAATGGGGACCAAAAAGCCTGAGGCTCTCTTTTATGACAAAATAGCAGAGCAGATTACAGGTTTTACCAAAGAAACAGCCTTGATGATTGGAGACAGTTTGACAGCAGATGTTCAGGGTGGCAATAATGCAGGAATTGACACTGTTTGGTACAATCCACAGGGGCTAGAAAATCACACTAGTGCTAAACCAACCTATGAAGTCAGCAATTATCAAGAATTGCTAACCTTATTGCAAGTCAATCAGTCAGGAGGAGAAAAATGCTAG